The following proteins come from a genomic window of Pararhodobacter sp.:
- a CDS encoding ABC transporter permease subunit, whose amino-acid sequence MMRRGLFLPIVATLGFVFLYAPIVSLVVFSFNESRLVTVWGGFSTRWYGELLNDGQMLAAAWISLKVGVISATVAMIIGTLAAFVLTRFPRFKGKLMLTGMVTAPLVMPEVITGLSLLLLFVAMESVLGWPAGRGLTTVVIAHATFCSAFVTVIAQSRLRDMDESLEEAARDLGAGPVRVFFDITLPVIAPALISGWLLAFTLSLDDLVIASFVSGPGASTLPMVIFSKVRLGVSPDVNALATIIIVIVAVAVTVAGLLLRQQSKKP is encoded by the coding sequence ATGATGCGTCGGGGCTTGTTCCTGCCGATCGTCGCCACGCTGGGCTTCGTGTTCCTCTACGCGCCGATTGTGTCGCTGGTGGTGTTTTCCTTCAACGAAAGCCGCCTTGTCACCGTCTGGGGCGGGTTTTCGACGCGCTGGTATGGCGAGTTGCTCAACGACGGACAGATGCTCGCGGCGGCCTGGATCAGCCTCAAGGTGGGCGTGATCAGCGCGACGGTGGCGATGATCATCGGCACATTGGCGGCGTTTGTGCTGACCCGGTTCCCGCGGTTCAAGGGCAAACTGATGCTGACCGGCATGGTCACCGCCCCGCTGGTCATGCCCGAGGTGATCACCGGCCTGTCGCTGCTGTTGCTGTTTGTCGCGATGGAATCCGTCCTGGGTTGGCCCGCCGGGCGCGGTCTGACGACGGTGGTGATTGCCCATGCGACCTTCTGCTCGGCCTTTGTCACGGTGATCGCGCAATCCCGGCTGCGCGATATGGATGAAAGCCTCGAGGAAGCCGCGCGCGATCTGGGTGCGGGGCCGGTGCGGGTGTTTTTCGACATCACCCTGCCGGTGATCGCACCGGCGCTGATCTCGGGCTGGCTCCTGGCCTTCACCTTGTCCCTCGACGACCTCGTGATCGCCAGCTTCGTCTCGGGCCCCGGCGCCTCGACCCTGCCGATGGTGATTTTCTCCAAGGTGCGGCTGGGGGTCAGCCCGGATGTGAACGCACTGGCGACCATCATCATCGTGATTGTCGCGGTTGCCGTGACCGTTGCGGGCCTGTTGCTGCGCCAGCAGAGCAAAAAACCCTAG
- a CDS encoding polyamine ABC transporter substrate-binding protein codes for MKRSTLAATLACLALPAPALAEGSLHLYIWSDYITDAAIDRFRAETGIDVSVDVYDSNETLEARLLAGASGYDVVVPTADFLQRQVAAGVYAPLDRAQLPNWSNMDEGLMSRAASFDPGNEHGTIYMWGTTGIGYNIDMIAERLGADYEVNSLELLFDPEIASKVADCGITMLDAPVEMIPAALAYLGRDPQSHAPEDLEAAGDLLTQARENVRYFHSSQYIGDLANGEVCVAFGYSGDVFQAAARAEEADRGVNVWYAIPEEGAVVWFDLLAIPADAPNPENAHRFINYLMQPDVIAEITNYVWYANANRPSWPLVDPQITSDPAIFPTQEVMDRLFTLVPYDSRTDRIATRLWTRVRTGQ; via the coding sequence ATGAAACGTTCTACATTGGCCGCAACGCTGGCCTGCCTTGCCCTGCCAGCCCCCGCGCTCGCGGAGGGATCGCTGCACCTGTACATCTGGTCGGACTATATCACGGACGCGGCGATCGACCGTTTCCGCGCGGAAACCGGTATTGATGTGTCGGTTGATGTGTATGATTCGAACGAGACCTTGGAGGCGCGCTTGCTGGCCGGAGCCTCGGGGTATGACGTGGTTGTTCCCACCGCCGACTTCTTGCAGCGTCAGGTCGCGGCGGGCGTCTATGCGCCGCTGGACCGCGCGCAATTGCCCAACTGGAGCAATATGGACGAAGGGCTGATGTCACGCGCGGCCTCGTTCGATCCGGGCAATGAGCACGGCACGATCTATATGTGGGGCACCACGGGGATCGGGTATAACATTGACATGATCGCCGAACGTCTGGGCGCGGATTATGAGGTCAACAGCCTCGAACTGCTGTTTGACCCTGAGATCGCCTCCAAAGTGGCGGATTGCGGCATCACCATGCTGGATGCCCCGGTTGAAATGATCCCGGCGGCGCTGGCCTATCTGGGTCGCGATCCGCAGTCACATGCCCCGGAAGATCTGGAAGCGGCGGGCGATTTGCTGACCCAGGCGCGGGAAAACGTGCGCTATTTCCACTCGTCACAATATATCGGCGATCTGGCGAATGGCGAGGTCTGCGTGGCCTTCGGCTATTCGGGTGACGTCTTTCAGGCGGCCGCCCGCGCCGAGGAGGCCGACCGCGGGGTGAACGTGTGGTATGCGATCCCTGAGGAGGGGGCCGTGGTGTGGTTTGATTTGCTGGCCATTCCCGCCGACGCGCCAAACCCGGAGAACGCGCATCGCTTCATCAACTACCTGATGCAGCCCGACGTGATCGCGGAAATCACCAACTACGTCTGGTATGCCAACGCCAACCGCCCGTCATGGCCGCTGGTTGACCCGCAAATCACCAGCGACCCGGCGATTTTCCCGACTCAGGAGGTCATGGATCGCCTGTTCACGCTGGTGCCGTATGATTCGCGCACCGATCGCATTGCGACGCGTCTGTGGACGCGTGTGCGCACCGGTCAGTAA
- a CDS encoding ABC transporter ATP-binding protein, producing MTTPAIAANTRPWRDADATPFISIQNITKRFGDVTAVKNVSLDIFRGELFCLLGGSGCGKSTLLRMLAGFERPSEGRILIDGQDMASVPADKRPTNMMFQSYALFPHMSVEKNVAYGLLREGKTKAEAYERAGEMLKMVKLETLGKRKPHQLSGGQRQRVALARALIKQPKLLLLDEPLGALDKKLREETQFELIRIQESLGVTFIVVTHDQDEAMTLATRIGVMDEGVIKQVGEPPEIYETPSSRFVADFIGSVNLFEGVVGPAAPDFMRVETADLGPVLVPPVAGLTQGQTVWLALRPERVTLSRTPPQGVPNAVKGLVEDVGYVGHLSSYRVRLATGRVISVTQTSKLRDDDPITWDEHVHACWNPSAVRVLTQ from the coding sequence ATGACCACTCCGGCAATCGCCGCGAATACCCGACCTTGGCGCGATGCAGACGCCACGCCGTTCATTTCGATCCAGAACATCACGAAACGTTTTGGCGACGTCACCGCGGTCAAGAACGTCTCGCTCGACATCTTTCGCGGCGAGTTGTTCTGTTTGCTCGGCGGGTCGGGCTGCGGGAAATCGACCTTGCTGCGCATGTTGGCCGGATTCGAGCGCCCCTCCGAGGGGCGGATCCTGATCGACGGGCAGGATATGGCAAGCGTTCCCGCGGACAAGCGCCCCACCAACATGATGTTCCAGTCTTACGCGCTGTTCCCGCACATGAGCGTGGAAAAGAACGTGGCCTATGGGCTGCTGCGCGAAGGGAAAACCAAGGCCGAGGCGTATGAGCGCGCGGGCGAGATGCTCAAGATGGTCAAGCTCGAGACACTCGGTAAACGCAAGCCGCACCAGCTTTCGGGTGGCCAGCGGCAACGCGTGGCGCTGGCCCGCGCGCTGATCAAGCAGCCGAAATTGCTGCTGCTGGATGAGCCCTTGGGAGCGCTGGACAAAAAGCTGCGCGAGGAAACCCAGTTCGAATTGATCCGCATACAGGAATCGCTGGGCGTGACCTTTATCGTCGTGACCCATGATCAGGACGAGGCGATGACCCTGGCCACAAGGATCGGCGTGATGGACGAGGGCGTGATCAAGCAAGTCGGCGAGCCGCCCGAGATTTATGAAACACCCTCGTCGCGCTTTGTCGCGGATTTCATCGGCTCGGTTAACTTGTTCGAGGGTGTTGTCGGCCCCGCGGCCCCCGATTTCATGCGGGTTGAAACCGCCGATCTTGGCCCGGTTCTGGTGCCGCCGGTTGCCGGCCTGACACAGGGGCAGACCGTCTGGCTGGCGCTGCGGCCCGAGCGCGTCACCCTCTCGCGGACCCCGCCGCAGGGCGTGCCGAATGCCGTCAAGGGCCTGGTCGAAGACGTGGGCTATGTCGGCCATTTGTCGAGCTACCGGGTCCGCCTGGCCACGGGCCGGGTGATCAGCGTGACGCAAACCAGCAAGTTGCGCGACGACGATCCGATCACATGGGACGAACACGTCCATGCCTGCTGGAACCCGTCGGCCGTTCGGGTGCTGACCCAATGA
- a CDS encoding nitroreductase — translation MTQNHPNPVLDFMLTRRSRPAAALKLPAPDAATLEHLLTAATRVPDHGKLEPWRFLIIDGAARQRLSDLILERGPALTIAPEKIEKAAKTWANAPLIVAVVLSPKPSENVPEIEQLLSAGAVCLSLVNAALASGWGAAWITGWAAFDRAFLETGLGLQPHEQIAGFVHLGSCDTPVTDRPRPDVSALIQRLDT, via the coding sequence ATGACCCAAAACCACCCCAATCCCGTGCTGGACTTCATGCTCACGCGCCGCTCACGGCCCGCTGCTGCGCTGAAATTGCCCGCCCCCGATGCCGCGACGCTGGAACATCTGCTGACCGCGGCCACCCGCGTTCCCGATCATGGCAAGCTCGAGCCGTGGCGCTTTTTGATCATTGACGGCGCCGCCCGGCAGCGCCTGTCCGACCTGATCCTCGAACGCGGCCCGGCCCTGACCATCGCGCCCGAGAAAATCGAGAAAGCCGCCAAGACCTGGGCCAATGCGCCGCTGATCGTGGCCGTGGTCCTGTCGCCCAAACCCTCGGAAAATGTCCCCGAGATCGAGCAATTGCTGTCGGCCGGTGCGGTCTGCCTGAGCCTGGTCAATGCCGCGCTGGCCTCGGGTTGGGGGGCGGCCTGGATCACCGGCTGGGCGGCCTTTGACCGCGCATTCCTGGAAACCGGGCTTGGCCTGCAACCCCATGAGCAGATCGCGGGTTTCGTGCATCTTGGCAGTTGCGACACCCCCGTCACCGACCGCCCGCGCCCCGATGTTTCGGCGCTGATTCAAAGGCTTGATACATGA
- the pcaD gene encoding 3-oxoadipate enol-lactonase: MLMADLGDIRLHYQLDGDPDGVPLVFANSLGTDLRLWDKIIPLLPEGLRILRYDMRGHGLSDAPPAPYTMGALVRDLERLMDHLEIRDAVLVGLSIGGQVAQGLAVKRLDLLRGLVLSNTAAKIGTKDAWQERIDTVRAGGIEALADGVIERWFPAAFRATPECHAWRAMLVRTTLDGYAGCIAALAGADFYVTTASLRLPVLGIAASEDGSTPPDMVRETTDLVPGSKFALIRDAGHLPCIDQPVAYAEHLSRFLRGIGHVQA; the protein is encoded by the coding sequence ATGCTCATGGCTGATCTGGGCGATATACGCCTGCATTATCAATTGGATGGCGACCCGGATGGGGTGCCACTGGTGTTCGCCAATTCGCTGGGAACCGATTTGCGCCTGTGGGACAAGATCATTCCCCTGTTGCCCGAAGGTCTGCGCATCTTGCGCTATGACATGCGCGGCCACGGGTTGTCCGACGCGCCGCCTGCGCCTTACACGATGGGCGCGCTGGTGCGCGATCTGGAGCGCTTGATGGACCATCTGGAGATCCGCGACGCGGTGCTGGTGGGGCTGTCGATCGGCGGTCAGGTCGCGCAGGGGCTGGCGGTGAAACGGCTGGATTTGTTGCGCGGCCTGGTGCTGTCGAATACCGCGGCGAAGATCGGCACCAAGGACGCCTGGCAGGAACGGATCGACACGGTGCGGGCCGGCGGGATCGAGGCGCTGGCCGATGGCGTGATCGAGCGCTGGTTCCCGGCGGCCTTCCGCGCCACGCCCGAATGCCACGCGTGGCGCGCGATGCTGGTGCGCACCACGCTCGACGGCTACGCGGGCTGCATCGCGGCGCTTGCGGGTGCGGATTTCTACGTGACAACCGCCAGCCTGCGACTGCCGGTTCTGGGCATTGCGGCCAGCGAGGATGGCTCGACCCCGCCCGATATGGTGCGCGAAACCACAGACCTTGTTCCGGGGTCGAAATTTGCGCTGATCCGGGACGCCGGGCATCTGCCCTGCATTGACCAACCTGTTGCCTATGCCGAGCATCTGAGCCGCTTCCTGCGCGGGATCGGCCATGTTCAGGCATAG
- a CDS encoding EI24 domain-containing protein — protein MILGAIAAAFGQWSDPKFRRALWFGLALAIALLFAMYAAVLMVVQIFTPDALTLLWVGEVHGIATLLSFASLAFMLVLSIFLMVPVASAFTGLFLDDVADAVEARHYAQLPQAPRAPFLTSLVNSLRYFGVLVALNLLGMVLFIFSGGLGMIALWLINGYLLSREYFTMIALRRLPPQAAHAMRRDNRFRLWTTGVLMAVPLSIPVVNLFMPVVAAATFTHLYHRLRA, from the coding sequence ATGATCCTGGGCGCGATTGCCGCCGCATTCGGCCAGTGGAGCGACCCGAAATTCCGCCGCGCCCTCTGGTTCGGCCTGGCCCTCGCCATTGCGCTGCTGTTTGCCATGTATGCGGCGGTCCTGATGGTCGTGCAGATCTTCACCCCTGATGCCCTGACCCTGCTCTGGGTCGGCGAGGTGCACGGCATTGCGACGCTGCTCTCTTTTGCGTCCTTGGCCTTCATGCTGGTGCTGTCGATCTTCCTGATGGTGCCCGTGGCCTCGGCCTTTACCGGGTTGTTTCTGGATGACGTGGCCGACGCCGTCGAAGCCCGCCACTATGCGCAACTTCCGCAAGCCCCGCGCGCGCCGTTCCTGACCTCGCTGGTCAATTCGCTGCGCTATTTCGGCGTCCTGGTGGCGCTGAATCTGCTGGGGATGGTGTTGTTCATTTTCTCGGGCGGGCTGGGGATGATCGCGCTCTGGCTGATCAACGGCTACCTGCTATCGCGCGAGTACTTCACCATGATCGCCCTGCGCCGCCTGCCGCCACAGGCCGCCCACGCCATGCGCCGCGACAATCGGTTCCGGCTGTGGACGACCGGGGTTCTGATGGCGGTGCCACTCAGCATTCCGGTGGTCAACCTGTTCATGCCGGTGGTCGCGGCGGCCACCTTCACCCATCTGTACCACCGATTGCGCGCTTAA
- a CDS encoding phenylacetate--CoA ligase family protein produces MTLLPDAETLSAADLPPILQAAWDRQRAYVRENSVFYRNLWAGVPPPEDLRDLPALPLSDKSQLRVSQADHPPFGTYLAADRTQAVRLHRTSGTTGQAMNLALSARDCRVTEIVGGRAQRLAGLGPGHTVVHCLNYQMWMGGLTDHLTLQETGALVIPFGVGSTELLVRTILEVGVTAISCTPSYPAVLERVIAERFPGLAPRDLGLKLGLFGGEAGLDDPALRARLHDTWGFAPRNANFGVSDVFSNFAAQCPDDTRLHFLAADVLYPELIDADTGAPLALVPGATGELVLTHLLRDCQPLVRFRTGDIIAIDETEPCRCGCTGFRFRVVGRSDDMIVVRGLNVFPTMVGAVVSGIAALTGDFRIVLTTPPPHDVLPVHVELATEHPPGAGLAEQIARQFKQALGVTAKVTVLPKGSFEVTEGKTRRVIRSYQ; encoded by the coding sequence ATGACCCTGTTACCCGATGCCGAGACCCTGAGTGCCGCTGACTTGCCGCCGATCCTTCAGGCCGCTTGGGACCGGCAGCGCGCCTATGTTCGCGAGAACTCGGTGTTCTACCGCAATCTCTGGGCCGGGGTCCCGCCGCCCGAGGACCTGCGCGACCTTCCGGCGTTGCCCTTGTCCGACAAATCGCAACTGCGGGTGTCGCAGGCTGATCACCCGCCGTTCGGCACCTATCTTGCGGCGGACCGGACGCAGGCCGTGCGCCTGCATCGCACCTCCGGCACCACCGGGCAGGCGATGAATCTGGCGCTCTCGGCGCGCGATTGTCGCGTTACCGAAATCGTCGGCGGGCGCGCGCAACGGCTGGCGGGGCTTGGCCCGGGGCACACGGTCGTGCATTGCCTGAATTATCAGATGTGGATGGGCGGGCTGACCGATCACCTGACCTTGCAGGAAACCGGCGCGCTGGTGATTCCGTTTGGCGTTGGCAGCACCGAACTGTTGGTGCGCACCATTCTCGAGGTCGGCGTGACGGCGATTTCCTGCACGCCGTCCTACCCGGCCGTGCTGGAGCGGGTGATTGCCGAGCGCTTTCCCGGTCTTGCGCCGCGCGATCTGGGGCTGAAACTGGGCCTGTTCGGCGGCGAGGCGGGACTGGATGATCCCGCCTTGCGCGCGCGGTTGCACGACACCTGGGGCTTCGCGCCACGCAATGCGAATTTCGGCGTGTCGGATGTGTTTTCCAATTTCGCCGCGCAATGCCCCGACGACACGCGGTTGCATTTTCTGGCGGCGGATGTGCTGTACCCTGAACTGATCGACGCCGATACCGGCGCGCCGCTGGCTCTTGTGCCGGGGGCGACGGGTGAGCTGGTCCTGACGCATCTGCTGCGCGATTGTCAGCCGCTGGTTCGGTTTCGCACCGGCGACATCATTGCCATCGACGAAACCGAGCCTTGCCGATGCGGCTGTACCGGGTTCCGGTTTCGGGTGGTGGGCCGCTCGGATGATATGATCGTCGTGCGCGGGCTGAATGTGTTTCCAACGATGGTCGGCGCGGTGGTCAGCGGCATCGCCGCCTTGACCGGCGATTTCCGGATCGTTCTGACGACCCCGCCGCCGCATGATGTCTTGCCGGTTCACGTCGAACTGGCGACAGAGCACCCGCCGGGCGCCGGGCTGGCCGAACAGATCGCGCGCCAATTCAAGCAAGCCCTTGGTGTCACCGCCAAAGTGACCGTGCTGCCCAAAGGGTCCTTCGAGGTGACCGAGGGCAAGACCCGCCGCGTCATAAGGAGCTACCAATGA
- a CDS encoding TCR/Tet family MFS transporter, whose amino-acid sequence MQNRAAIFFILITLTLDAIGFGLIMPVMPDLLRAVTGGDLASAALWGGALVGGFAVMQFLFGPVIGNLSDRFGRRPVLLVSLAVLSADYVVLALAGSVWLIFATRLVIGAASSTYGTSMAYISDISTPKEKAQRFGLVGAAFGTGFVLGPAIGGMLAEYGVRAPFVAAAVVSGLNMLFGVLVLRESLSAEHRRPFELRRANPFGAFKHIGKLPGLGRYLTIYTVHEFGFAVYPVIWAYFTIARFGWTPGQVGLSLAFYGVGFALVQGVLIRVVIARLGRRAAMFIGFIAGFASFSTLIWLESGVLALVMIPISALSGLVMPALRAEMSDMVSSSQQGELQGALASLHAVGMIVSPFVYTWTFALFTGEDALWFLPGAVFAIPAALNVVSFVLLRNTKKRKAP is encoded by the coding sequence ATGCAAAATCGCGCTGCGATCTTTTTCATCCTGATCACACTGACGCTGGATGCCATCGGCTTTGGCCTGATCATGCCGGTGATGCCCGATCTGCTGCGCGCGGTTACCGGCGGTGACCTGGCCAGCGCGGCGTTGTGGGGCGGGGCCTTGGTCGGCGGGTTTGCGGTGATGCAATTCCTGTTCGGCCCGGTGATCGGCAACCTGTCGGATCGCTTTGGCCGCCGACCCGTCCTGCTGGTGTCGCTGGCGGTTCTGTCGGCCGATTACGTCGTGCTGGCGCTGGCCGGTTCGGTCTGGTTGATCTTTGCCACGCGGCTGGTGATTGGCGCGGCCTCGTCCACCTATGGCACGTCGATGGCCTATATCTCGGATATCTCGACGCCCAAGGAAAAGGCGCAGCGCTTTGGTCTGGTGGGCGCGGCGTTCGGCACGGGCTTTGTGCTGGGCCCGGCAATTGGCGGGATGCTGGCCGAATATGGCGTGCGCGCGCCGTTCGTGGCGGCGGCGGTGGTCTCGGGGCTGAACATGCTGTTCGGCGTTCTGGTGCTGCGCGAATCGCTGAGCGCGGAGCACCGCCGTCCGTTCGAGCTGCGGCGCGCAAACCCGTTCGGCGCGTTCAAGCACATCGGCAAACTGCCCGGCCTCGGGCGCTATCTGACGATCTACACGGTGCATGAGTTCGGCTTTGCCGTCTATCCGGTGATCTGGGCCTATTTCACCATTGCGCGGTTTGGCTGGACACCGGGGCAGGTGGGGTTGTCGCTGGCGTTTTATGGCGTGGGCTTTGCGCTGGTGCAGGGGGTGCTCATTCGGGTGGTGATCGCGCGGCTCGGACGGCGGGCGGCGATGTTCATCGGGTTCATAGCGGGTTTTGCCTCGTTCTCGACGCTGATCTGGCTGGAAAGCGGGGTTCTGGCGCTGGTGATGATCCCGATCTCGGCGCTGTCCGGGCTGGTGATGCCGGCGCTGCGGGCGGAAATGTCGGATATGGTGTCGAGTTCGCAGCAAGGCGAGCTGCAAGGGGCCTTGGCCTCGTTGCATGCTGTCGGCATGATTGTCTCGCCGTTTGTCTACACATGGACCTTTGCACTGTTCACGGGCGAGGACGCGCTGTGGTTTTTGCCGGGCGCGGTGTTTGCCATTCCGGCGGCGCTGAACGTGGTCTCGTTTGTTTTGTTGCGCAACACGAAGAAAAGGAAAGCGCCATGA
- a CDS encoding TetR/AcrR family transcriptional regulator has translation MTQPSRKARTPQQDLDLRFANDLLRAAAGCRKGARTKAAIQSALCTRLETSSPVALTVAEICDAAGVAPGTFYIYFPDRNALIGDVMLRFIAFIQRQMRQASRQQADDPVRAATATYVQLFESNLGLMRCLLNHPEGIPEAQAAFQTLNRDWLESAVSTTKRHWARQGKAADHDDLMRRAYALGGMTDQYLSGLLLSQDPNMQAISRDRDLVIETLTMLWQRGMEP, from the coding sequence ATGACCCAGCCATCGCGCAAAGCCCGAACACCGCAACAGGATCTGGACCTGCGGTTCGCCAATGACCTTTTGCGGGCGGCGGCCGGGTGTCGCAAGGGCGCGCGAACCAAGGCGGCGATCCAGAGCGCGCTGTGCACCCGTTTGGAAACATCATCGCCCGTCGCGCTGACGGTGGCCGAAATCTGTGACGCGGCCGGGGTGGCGCCCGGCACGTTCTACATTTATTTCCCCGACCGCAACGCCTTGATCGGCGATGTCATGCTGCGCTTTATCGCCTTTATCCAACGGCAGATGCGACAGGCATCGCGGCAGCAAGCCGATGATCCGGTCCGCGCGGCGACCGCGACCTATGTCCAACTGTTCGAGAGCAACCTCGGCCTGATGCGCTGCTTGCTCAACCATCCCGAAGGCATTCCAGAAGCGCAGGCGGCGTTTCAGACCTTGAACCGGGACTGGCTGGAAAGCGCGGTTTCGACCACCAAACGGCACTGGGCGCGGCAGGGCAAAGCCGCTGACCACGACGACCTGATGCGCCGCGCCTATGCCTTGGGCGGCATGACCGATCAATATCTGAGCGGCCTGCTGCTGTCTCAAGACCCGAACATGCAAGCGATTTCGCGCGACCGCGATCTGGTGATCGAGACGCTGACCATGCTCTGGCAGCGAGGGATGGAACCATGA
- a CDS encoding NAD(P)H-dependent oxidoreductase, with translation MNLSILAKARAEAGKPVRVALIGAGKFGAMFLAQAPHIAGLSVTHIADLDPERARAACRAVGWTPARIAATVFLDDGLDAARAPVDVVIEATGAPEAGLNHARATLDAGRHVVMVNVEADVLAGPVLAAEARAAGLVYSMAYGDQPALVSEMVDWARASGFSVAAAGKGTKFLPAYHEVTPDGVWDHYGLTPDQAAEAGMNPQMFNSFLDGTKSAIEAAAIANACGLDVPDAGLAFPPCGVDDLAQTLRPRALGGHLARDGMVEVISSLERDGLPVFRDLRWGVYVILKAQNDYAAACFKQYGLPTDSTGAYAAMYKPFHLIGMELSVSVLSAALRGEATGSTRDWRGDAVAVAKRALTAGEMLDGEGGYTVWGRACPAAISARDALLPIGLAHRVRVRRDVAKGQVLRMADVDLNDKATGVRLRRQMLASAVTGAALRRG, from the coding sequence ATGAATCTCTCGATCTTGGCAAAGGCGCGGGCCGAGGCGGGCAAGCCGGTGCGCGTGGCGCTGATCGGCGCGGGTAAGTTCGGCGCGATGTTTCTGGCGCAGGCGCCGCATATCGCCGGGCTGAGCGTCACGCATATCGCCGATCTGGACCCTGAACGCGCACGCGCCGCCTGTCGCGCGGTGGGCTGGACGCCCGCCCGCATCGCCGCGACGGTGTTTCTGGACGACGGGCTGGACGCAGCCCGCGCGCCCGTCGATGTGGTGATCGAGGCGACCGGCGCGCCCGAGGCCGGGCTGAACCACGCGCGCGCAACGCTGGATGCCGGGCGGCATGTCGTGATGGTCAATGTCGAGGCCGATGTGCTGGCCGGGCCGGTGCTGGCTGCGGAGGCGCGCGCCGCCGGGCTGGTCTATTCGATGGCCTATGGCGACCAACCCGCGCTGGTGTCCGAGATGGTCGATTGGGCGCGGGCCAGCGGGTTCAGCGTGGCGGCGGCGGGGAAGGGCACGAAATTCCTGCCCGCATACCATGAGGTTACGCCGGACGGGGTTTGGGACCATTACGGCCTGACGCCGGACCAAGCGGCCGAGGCGGGGATGAACCCGCAGATGTTCAACAGTTTTCTGGACGGCACGAAATCGGCGATTGAAGCGGCGGCGATTGCCAATGCCTGCGGCCTCGATGTGCCCGACGCGGGGCTGGCGTTTCCACCCTGCGGCGTCGATGATCTGGCGCAGACCCTGCGTCCGCGCGCGTTGGGCGGGCACTTGGCGCGCGATGGCATGGTCGAGGTGATCTCGTCGCTGGAGCGCGACGGCCTGCCGGTGTTTCGTGATCTGCGCTGGGGGGTCTATGTGATCCTGAAGGCGCAAAACGACTATGCCGCGGCCTGTTTCAAGCAATACGGGCTGCCGACCGACAGCACCGGGGCCTATGCGGCGATGTACAAGCCGTTCCACCTGATCGGCATGGAATTGTCGGTCTCGGTCCTGTCGGCGGCCCTGCGGGGCGAGGCCACGGGCAGCACGCGGGACTGGCGCGGCGATGCGGTGGCGGTGGCCAAACGTGCGCTGACGGCGGGTGAAATGCTGGATGGCGAGGGCGGCTATACGGTCTGGGGCCGGGCCTGCCCGGCGGCGATCTCGGCGCGGGACGCGTTGTTGCCGATTGGCCTTGCGCACCGGGTCCGGGTGCGGCGCGACGTGGCCAAGGGGCAGGTGTTGCGCATGGCGGATGTCGATCTGAACGACAAGGCAACCGGGGTTCGATTGCGCCGTCAGATGCTGGCATCCGCCGTGACAGGCGCCGCTTTGAGGCGCGGGTGA
- a CDS encoding ABC transporter permease subunit, which translates to MLWLFVFFVVPFLVLGRISLAETMIRRPPYSPLWETDPDGGLTIIASLDNYRFLLSDALYRNAYLSSIRVAAISTFFALLIGYPIAYYIARSPEPRRTVLLLLVILPFWTSFLLRVYAWIGFLRRDGVINNILSWLGVIDEPLVMMQTDFAVYIGIVYTYLPFMILPLYATLVKLDDSLLEAAGDLGASPTVTFLTVTLPLSLPGIVAGSMLVFIPAIGEYVIPALLGGPDTLMIGRVLWDEFFSSRDWPVASAVAIVMLVLVVVPIMWLQSVQNREVPK; encoded by the coding sequence ATGCTGTGGCTGTTCGTGTTCTTTGTCGTGCCCTTCCTCGTGCTGGGCCGCATCTCGCTGGCCGAGACCATGATCCGCCGCCCGCCCTATAGCCCGCTGTGGGAAACCGACCCGGACGGTGGGTTGACGATCATTGCCAGCCTCGACAATTACCGCTTCCTGCTCAGCGATGCGCTGTATCGCAACGCTTACCTCTCCTCGATCCGCGTCGCCGCGATCTCGACATTCTTTGCACTGCTGATCGGCTACCCGATTGCCTATTACATCGCCCGCTCGCCCGAACCCCGGCGCACGGTGCTGCTGCTGCTGGTGATCCTGCCGTTCTGGACCTCGTTTCTGCTGCGCGTCTACGCCTGGATCGGCTTCCTGCGGCGCGACGGGGTGATCAACAACATCCTGAGCTGGCTCGGCGTGATCGACGAGCCGCTGGTGATGATGCAAACCGATTTCGCGGTCTATATCGGCATCGTCTACACCTATCTGCCGTTCATGATCCTGCCGCTCTACGCGACATTGGTGAAGCTGGACGATTCCCTGCTGGAGGCGGCCGGCGACCTTGGCGCCTCGCCCACCGTGACCTTCCTGACCGTGACACTGCCCCTCTCGCTGCCGGGGATCGTGGCGGGCTCGATGCTGGTGTTCATCCCGGCGATCGGCGAATATGTCATCCCGGCTCTCTTGGGCGGGCCGGATACGCTGATGATCGGCCGGGTGCTGTGGGATGAGTTCTTCTCGTCGCGCGATTGGCCCGTGGCCTCGGCGGTGGCGATTGTCATGCTGGTGCTGGTGGTGGTGCCGATCATGTGGCTGCAATCCGTGCAAAACCGAGAGGTGCCCAAATGA